The Populus alba chromosome 6, ASM523922v2, whole genome shotgun sequence genomic interval ctttattataaaattataataaaaacaattttattttatgttaattttgaattcaagtatattccaataatttttgtattattatattaaccaAGCTCAACCTTAAATAATAACATCCAATGCACTAACTCTAATTCAACTAGTAGCTTTTCCTGTCTTTTCAAGATTGGCTGcactatatttttttgcatatttaaatttaatttcatgtagGGTAAATTTAGATTggattttcaagaaatttattgatGATGGTATTCATGGATatattttagttaaatttttatctataattatatttaatttaacttttgatATCTTACAAAATTTAAACTCAAcacattcaaatatttttggatttgagtGAGTTTAATATATCAAGTTGgctatatattattaatttttatagattaaatttaattaaatttaaattttagcttCATAGATTAACCGAGAACATGttgtaaactataaaaaataatctggaTTCAATATGAATTaatcaactaaaataaaataattaattgaaaaaaaatgatgaaaattataataataaatcaagtttgttgttatttgatatattgattGGGTCGGTTtacttgagttttaaaatttaaaatttaaaatttaatttatgatattaatttataatttttttaaaatattattatatatataatatttatattatttgattttaatggatgaaattaaataataaaaacattaaagattAACCGATTTTTTTAACACTAGTAAATTTTACATCACTCTCTTTAAAGCCAAGGTTAAATTCTTACAACCGAAAGGCTCTAGCTTCCTTTTCAAGCTGTACTACTTATTCACCACTACCATTCGCAAATTGCCACCTCATCCACTAAACTCAGTGCTCATTATCAAGTGACAGTTTTACCCCTGTTCAATGACCCAAAAGGGTATATCAGTCAGAATAAAATTACATGTACGGtcgattattaaaaaaagaagaagaagaaacagtaGCAAGTACTGCACAGAATATTCAgtgctttttattatttattttattttcatttttcacttTCCTTCTATTGGATAGgcgattttaacaaaaaaaaatggagtgaaactttttccttctttaaatgattttttatattttttcatgaaaagaaagcaaagagaaaaacataggatttggagaagaagaagaagaagatgctcTCCTTCTCTCACTCATTCCACAAACTCTCTCCTTCTCTTAACACGAAAAGAGCAGTTGTTTGAAACTTCATAGGCTTGCCAAGCTTGTTTTTTAAGTCACTAGCTTGTTTTGTCTGGATCTGTCAAAGAAAAACGGGAACTTCCATTTTCTTAGCTTTGAACTAACGAACTGGTAAGTAAGCTTGCTTCCTTCTTGCAACCTTAAGAAAACTTAAGTTGGGCTCACTTTGATCACTTACATGTTTACTTCTCTATGTTTCTTCATCTGGGATCTCTTGTCTTGTCTGTTTATCATGTCTCtgagtttgtgtttttttttttgttcagctTTGTTGTTTGGAGGTAACAATAGTTTTTGAATGAACACGTAAAGGAAAGATCTTTTGTGTTTCTtagttttgtttccttttttaggttaaaaatttAGTGATATTTTTGCCTCCAAATACCAGATCTCTTACAAGTTCCTGAtctggtcattttttttttactttaaattctTTGATTAAAAATGCACATAATCAGTGCTGGATTGAGTGTGTACTTTGTTTTCTCTGTGGTTGTTTACTTTCGTGTCTGTATTGACTGTTCAATCTGAGTGTTTTgacattatttttgttgttttgatttttttttccttttcttgtatGGTAGTTTTTGATGTTCTTTGGGGATTGAGATGTGTTCTGGTTTTTGTTATGATTCTAGTTTCCTTAATTTTTGCCGAGTAAACTCAGGAAGGGTGAAGATGGAACATGGAAgtgaagataaaaaagaatattaaaccACAGATTATTGTTTGCTCAGTTAGTGATATATATTCTTGTGcatcaaattatttgaaaaaatcgaAAGAATCCCACACTGcagtgtttctttttctttctcctgtTTTCCCCTCTGTTCTTAGACCTTCACTGAAGTTAAGATGGAACTGTTTCTCAAGACTGATACTTTTGTTTCCAGTTTTTTGATCCAGTATGAGAATAAGTAAGAACTTGCATAAAATCTAAGAAATCCTGTTTCCTAGTTTTTCTCCGTTTGTTGCGCCGGATTTCGATTTCCTCATCGGTTTCATTtagtgctttttaatttttcctggATCCTTTGCaacaaagaatttaaaattatccgGGGTTGTTACTAGTCTAATGGGTCTGCTTCATTAGCTCCTCTATAAACACTTGTATAGCATTTCTTCTTTGTCCATTCATTGTAGTTGGTTGCTATGCTCGGTGCTGTGTTCTATGGATAGGTGAGATTGATgatattgtttaatttaattgaccAACTTGTCTTGTACTTCTATGAATGACAATATTTGTTCACTTCTTGTTCGATATAGTGATGATAAGGTAGTTACGGTATTTATCTGCAGGTTGATGCTAATGAGATTGTATTTGAATTTCAGATGTACTTTTAGCAAATGAAAGTATGTTCTGTGGATTGGAGCAGTTAAAGCTTGCACTGACTCTGAAAATACCTCAATTTCTTTTGACGAAAGTATACCCACCAACATAGACATGAATCACTTAACTGTTGAAACTGAAGATACACTTGCAAGCTTGCTTGAGCTTGCTGCTAACAATGATGTTGAGGGCTTTAAGCGATCTATTGAGCGCGATCCTTCTTGTGTTGATCAGATTGGACTATGGTATGGTCGACAAAAGGGCTCTAAGCAGATGGCTAATGAATACAGGACCCCGTTGATGGTAGCTGCTACATATGGTAGCATTGGTGTTATAAAGGTGATTCTTTCTCTCTCTGATGCTGATGTTAATCGCTCTTGCGGTGTTGACAAGAGCACTGCCCTTCACTGTGCAGCCTCGGGTGGGGCTGTGAATGCCGTTGATGTCGTGAAACTGCTTTTAGCAGCAGGTGCTGATGCTAATGTGGTAGATGCCAATGGTCATCGACCAATTGATGCTATTGTTGTTCCGCCAAAGTTCCAAGAAGCGAGGTTAACTCTTGAAGAACTCCTTTCTGCTGAAGGTTATGTTATTGAGCAAAATCGAAGGGTTTCCATGTCCAATGCAAATTCAAATTCCCCGCCTCTCTCACCTACTCTGGAAGACATGTCTCTTCTGTCAGGTTCAGATTCCCCAATGAAGTCAAAGCTGAATGAAGCACCTGTTCCCTTTGTATCAGAGAAGAAAGAATATCCTGTTGATCCATCTCTCCCAGATATCAAGAACAGCATCTATTCTACTGATGAATTCCGAATGTATTCTTTCAAGGTAAGGCCTTGTTCCCGTGCCTATTCCCATGATTGGACTGAGTGCCCATTTGTTCACCCTGGCGAAAATGCTCGAAGAAGGGATCCTAGAAAGTTTCATTATAGCTGCGTTCCATGCCCTGATTTCCGAAAAGGGGCTTGTAGACGTGGAGATATGTGTGAATATGCTCATGGTGTTTTTGAGTGCTGGCTTCACCCTGCTCAATATAGAACCCGGCTGTGCAAAGACGGTACAAATTGTGCACGGAGAGTTTGCTTTTTTGCTCACACCGTTGAGGAGCTCCGCCCATTATATGTATCCACAGGTTCTGCTGTTCCCTCTCCTCGCTCTAGTACATCAGGTGCTACTGCCATGGATTTTGCTGCAGCCATGAGCCTCTTGCCAGGCTCTCCTTCAGCATCTGTCATGTCTCCTCAACCATTCTCTCCACCCATGTCTCCATCTGCCAATGGCTTGTCCCATTCTTCAATGGCTTGGCTCCAACCAAATGTCCCAGCTTTGCATCTTCCTGGAAGCAATCTCCAGTCCAGTCGCTTGAGATCTTCCCTTAATGCTAGAGACATTCAAGCAGACTACAATTTGCTTCCGGATTTTGATGTGCAGCAACAGCAGCTTCTTAGTGAATTATCCAGTCTCAGTCAACCATCTTTGAGCAACAACTCCTTGAATCGCTCTGGTCGATTGAAAACCTTAGCCCCTTCAAATCTTGACGTTCTATTTTCTGCTGAGAGCTTATCTCCTCAGTATGCTGATCAAGCACTGGCTTCAGCAGTTTTCTCCCCTTCCCATAAATCTGCTGTTCTCAATCAGTTCCAGCAGCAGCAAAGCATGTTATCACCAATCAACACAAATTTCTCTCCAAAAAATGTCGATCACCCTCTATTGCAGGCATCTTTTGCTTCAGGCAGGATGTCACCCCGAAATGTGGAACCTATCTCGCCAATGAGCTCTCGAGTGTCTATGTTAGCCCATAGAGAGAAGCAGCAACAGCATTTGCATAGCCTTAGCTCTCAGGAACTAGTCTCCAATACTGCTGCCATTGTTGGATCACCAGTTAACTCTTGGTCGAAATGGGGTTCCTCTAATGGGAAACCAGACTGGACTGTTAGTGCAGATGAATTTGGTAAGCTACGCAGGTCAAATTCCTTTGAGCTTGGTAATGGAGATGAGCCTGATTTATCCTGGGTTCAATCACTTGTTAAAGAATCTCCAACTGAGATGAAAGAAAAGTCAACAGTGCATGTATCTGAAAGCATAACAGCGAGTGCTTCATCAAGTGAGAGTTCAAATATGAACTCCCATATCGAACCTGTTGACCTTGACCATGCAGTAGGGTCATGGGTTGAGCAATTGCACATTGATCATCTTGTGGTTCAGCAAAACTAAAGGCAGTTTTATGGAGCCCGGAGGTGGCTAACACAGTTGGTTTTGGTaaataattacatttttttttatgattttagcgGTAGCCAGTGTTGAAGGTAACAGTAACGAAGAGGAGGGGAAGGGAGAAAGAAAGTCACTTCCTACAAGGAAATTCATTTTCAGCATTTTATTATCACATCAGAAGTTAGAAAAGGTTGAGATCGATAACTCCTGGgatatatagtgaaaaaaaaaaaacaatgcccGGGCTAGGGCGAGGGCGGATGTATTTTTTTgtctattatttttcaaaattttatttttattggtgtcATTTGTTAACCTTTTCAAGATGAGCAATTTACCATGTAACAAAATTTCAGGTATAGTCTCCTCTTACTTATGCAAAATCAATCG includes:
- the LOC118032546 gene encoding zinc finger CCCH domain-containing protein 30 yields the protein MNHLTVETEDTLASLLELAANNDVEGFKRSIERDPSCVDQIGLWYGRQKGSKQMANEYRTPLMVAATYGSIGVIKVILSLSDADVNRSCGVDKSTALHCAASGGAVNAVDVVKLLLAAGADANVVDANGHRPIDAIVVPPKFQEARLTLEELLSAEGYVIEQNRRVSMSNANSNSPPLSPTLEDMSLLSGSDSPMKSKLNEAPVPFVSEKKEYPVDPSLPDIKNSIYSTDEFRMYSFKVRPCSRAYSHDWTECPFVHPGENARRRDPRKFHYSCVPCPDFRKGACRRGDMCEYAHGVFECWLHPAQYRTRLCKDGTNCARRVCFFAHTVEELRPLYVSTGSAVPSPRSSTSGATAMDFAAAMSLLPGSPSASVMSPQPFSPPMSPSANGLSHSSMAWLQPNVPALHLPGSNLQSSRLRSSLNARDIQADYNLLPDFDVQQQQLLSELSSLSQPSLSNNSLNRSGRLKTLAPSNLDVLFSAESLSPQYADQALASAVFSPSHKSAVLNQFQQQQSMLSPINTNFSPKNVDHPLLQASFASGRMSPRNVEPISPMSSRVSMLAHREKQQQHLHSLSSQELVSNTAAIVGSPVNSWSKWGSSNGKPDWTVSADEFGKLRRSNSFELGNGDEPDLSWVQSLVKESPTEMKEKSTVHVSESITASASSSESSNMNSHIEPVDLDHAVGSWVEQLHIDHLVVQQN